In Corvus moneduloides isolate bCorMon1 chromosome 3, bCorMon1.pri, whole genome shotgun sequence, one DNA window encodes the following:
- the SFT2D1 gene encoding vesicle transport protein SFT2A isoform X2: MEKLRRVLAGQDDEEQGLTAQVLDASTLSFGTRVRWFGICFVAGILCSFLGTALLWLPKGIKLFAVFYTLGNIAALASTCFLMGPLKQLKAMFDPKRLVATIVMLLCLILTLCAVFWWNKKGLAMLFCILQFLAMTWYSLSYIPFARDAVIKCFSSCLG, from the exons ATGGAGAAGCTGCGGCGGGTGCTGGCCGGGCAGGACGACGAGGAGCAGGGACTGACGGCGCAG GTCCTTGATGCCTCAACACTCAGCTTTGGTACTCGAGTCAGATGGTTTGGCATATGCTTTGTTGCTGgcattttgtgttcttttctt GGAACAGCATTGCTATGGCTCCCAAAGGGGATCAAACTTTTTGCAGTGTTCTACACCCTGGGAAATATTGCTGCACTAGCCAG TACATGTTTCCTGATGGGACCACTGAAGCAACTGAAAGCAATGTTTGATCCAAAACGATTAGTAGCTACAATTGTGATGTTG CTTTGCCTAATATTGACTCTGTGTGCTGTATTCTGG TGGAACAAAAAAGGTTTGGCGATGTTATTCTGCATATTGCAGTTCTTGGCAATGACCTG gTATAGTCTGTCTTATATTCCTTTTGCAAG ggaTGCTGTGATTAAATGCTTCTCATCCTGTCTAGGGTAA